The proteins below are encoded in one region of Pseudanabaena sp. BC1403:
- a CDS encoding M48 family metallopeptidase: MNRQKIILLVGSIALILSARSAWYILPSDTLEAFGASLTIANYYRIIPIIFGCLGLILTIVQVKIKSLRLLFWSGLLIVLLFPYFQVTWSPSITFLANNYFTQNARVDRHVEKNFSEIQAQWKQNIFLDKPDTPEPSLNALIENSRFFQVSGLEKFFKDVLGYDVNFFAYISLNWAIAILGFSISLFGLYLDKSHTAVPLLAKDIGRLLPWVSIVLIFLSISILIPNIINYQLNISYAKGEYRFVQSMSKTLATIYPPLQGDNFFWERMAKAGYYNEQPDTALIELAKGLESYDLKDWINAETHFQESLNLQPKNFLVRGYLASAILNQGISDFNDLGNRNAATATVSFERVLTIFPNHTEALYDLMLVSAVNGEFDKSADTAMKIIENQKYSQRPRSALLGQAYLHLAWKEFKDKDYKNAWRRYRQSVDDSAWKVVIEEDQ, translated from the coding sequence GTGAATAGGCAAAAAATAATTCTTCTTGTCGGTTCTATTGCTTTAATCTTGAGCGCTAGGTCAGCTTGGTATATATTACCTTCAGACACTCTAGAAGCCTTTGGAGCGAGTCTGACAATTGCCAATTACTATAGGATAATACCAATTATATTTGGTTGCCTAGGGCTGATTTTGACTATTGTACAAGTCAAAATAAAATCCCTGCGCTTACTTTTCTGGAGTGGATTACTTATAGTTTTACTCTTTCCCTATTTTCAAGTTACTTGGTCGCCTTCGATTACATTTTTAGCTAATAATTATTTCACTCAGAACGCTAGAGTTGATCGTCATGTAGAAAAGAATTTCTCGGAAATACAAGCTCAATGGAAGCAAAATATATTCTTAGATAAACCAGACACGCCAGAGCCTAGCTTAAATGCTTTAATCGAAAATAGTAGGTTTTTTCAAGTGTCTGGCTTAGAGAAATTCTTTAAGGATGTTCTTGGTTACGATGTCAACTTTTTTGCATACATAAGCCTAAATTGGGCGATCGCAATTCTTGGCTTTTCGATTAGTTTATTTGGACTATATTTGGATAAAAGCCATACAGCCGTCCCACTACTGGCAAAAGACATAGGAAGATTATTGCCGTGGGTATCTATAGTACTTATTTTCTTATCTATATCAATACTAATACCTAATATTATCAATTATCAATTAAATATATCCTATGCAAAAGGAGAATATCGCTTTGTGCAGAGTATGAGCAAAACTCTGGCAACTATATATCCTCCCCTACAAGGTGATAATTTCTTTTGGGAGCGAATGGCAAAAGCTGGTTATTACAACGAGCAACCAGACACAGCTCTAATTGAACTTGCAAAAGGCTTAGAAAGCTATGACCTAAAAGACTGGATTAATGCTGAAACGCATTTCCAAGAATCACTCAATCTTCAACCGAAAAACTTTTTAGTCAGAGGATACCTTGCTTCTGCAATCTTAAATCAGGGCATTAGCGATTTTAACGATTTAGGTAATCGTAACGCAGCAACGGCGACTGTTTCTTTTGAAAGAGTTTTAACGATTTTCCCAAATCATACTGAAGCTCTATATGACTTGATGTTAGTTAGCGCTGTTAATGGTGAGTTTGATAAGTCTGCGGATACTGCCATGAAGATTATAGAAAACCAAAAATATTCACAGCGCCCACGCTCTGCATTATTGGGGCAAGCATATTTACACCTTGCTTGGAAAGAATTTAAAGATAAAGATTATAAAAATGCTTGGCGACGGTATCGACAATCAGTTGATGATAGCGCTTGGAAAGTAGTTATTGAGGAAGATCAATGA
- a CDS encoding glycosyltransferase family 39 protein, with product MKRFGNSLISLALVLTLGCLLGLLGFAIWDKAPTPLTSVSWSPTAQWITTPQPSYRLYARHTFNLTNKAQAAWLRLSADNSFILYVNGKQLGRQLATTNSSLSFAARNTLANQNINDSEHYDVRLENRFIGYHHHWKQTFYVDLSEVLSTGENVIALEVQKQRQDARVVVEGYIYPVKGANPLSITTGESQWKVSSLAENEQNISWFEPNFSDENWIEPKLAGAIKEKTFSRLSQNIFERVLEGSWITGTESKKEELWFNGIWDVPQSQGRSFIRFSGDGEYLLLLNGQMVSTYRSDDNKKLHLFEVTNLMHKGQNILSARLARSLNINSNDSPRIPLGFFLDGWRENMNGEVVDTIATNSSWQTSSTPRFDESSPRAIAFRLPDPQEFNRLFEGNAYLLNYPDFLLHSSFWQILGMGAAIVNALLIGRLGFNSSGMFNSLIAGAGVMLPGTLFLIGMGLLKHRYAESEMGILFAHPSVNVLILLIFISIQVITLLGGIWSNSQYSNANRNSFQISLWAKKFADSSLENWSWLFTKLQLSRWGQWIWLTMIVGIGFGLRAYDLAATARDSDENTSLDAIRGILNTGAPVATSGIWYTRGPLYHYSVALWLKIFGYSSENARFTSVIFGTITLVLVFFLARKFTGKIWLALLITAILAIDPWELAISRNTRFYQFLQMNVMLAFLFFAKGFIFKEGKIYQSLFFVSTMAFLLTQEGYLTLLPCFLIGFLCFYRPFSLKKDWSIVMSTAIVILIFGFNLIFFLIRCLTPPVGISSGSSVQVKLQLGDITGFAEGLLVGNSRINVIYSLFFLLGFVYFLIKRNTKLIFLFSSIFLFLFSITILVVQISPRYTFAIYPLFVTLSVYSAFCILGSLGEILENGINKLLPLRAIALFCVALLFIGNLEPGRLLAGYQDALARENPKLFDYIKDHLQPNDVVVANLPAAAAVSLGKLDYFLPSQGILSLDGFYLNQGQMIDRWAGGKVVNSVDQFSEVLNKSNRVWIQLDDNPQPQDPNQRELYDYVRTLGKSVFEPYGARLRLWQKADGMLPREANDGKDLGNY from the coding sequence ATGAAACGATTTGGCAATTCTCTAATATCTTTAGCTCTGGTTCTAACTCTTGGCTGTTTATTAGGGCTGTTAGGTTTTGCAATATGGGATAAAGCTCCTACGCCATTAACTTCAGTGTCATGGTCGCCTACAGCACAGTGGATCACAACTCCACAGCCTAGTTATCGACTATATGCTCGTCATACCTTCAATCTAACGAATAAAGCACAGGCTGCATGGCTGAGATTGAGTGCGGATAATAGTTTTATTCTTTATGTCAATGGTAAACAATTGGGACGGCAATTAGCAACGACAAATAGTTCTTTGTCTTTTGCAGCTCGCAATACCTTAGCCAATCAGAATATAAATGATAGTGAACACTATGATGTTCGTCTTGAAAATCGATTCATAGGATATCATCACCACTGGAAACAAACGTTTTATGTAGATTTATCTGAGGTTTTGAGTACTGGTGAAAATGTAATTGCCTTAGAAGTTCAAAAGCAGCGACAGGATGCTCGTGTGGTTGTTGAAGGATATATTTATCCTGTGAAGGGAGCAAATCCTCTAAGTATTACAACTGGTGAATCGCAATGGAAAGTATCTTCTCTCGCAGAAAACGAGCAAAACATTTCTTGGTTTGAGCCAAATTTTTCTGATGAAAACTGGATAGAACCCAAGTTAGCAGGTGCTATTAAAGAAAAAACTTTTAGTAGATTGAGTCAGAATATTTTCGAGCGTGTTCTCGAAGGATCTTGGATCACGGGAACCGAGAGTAAAAAGGAAGAACTTTGGTTCAATGGAATTTGGGATGTTCCACAATCTCAAGGACGCTCATTTATTCGATTTTCTGGTGATGGAGAATATTTGCTGTTGCTAAATGGGCAGATGGTTAGTACCTACAGGAGTGATGATAATAAAAAGCTGCACCTATTTGAAGTTACTAATTTGATGCATAAAGGTCAAAATATTCTGAGTGCTAGGTTAGCAAGATCTCTAAATATTAATTCAAATGATTCTCCAAGAATCCCTTTAGGCTTTTTTTTAGATGGTTGGAGAGAAAATATGAATGGCGAAGTTGTTGATACGATCGCCACTAATTCAAGTTGGCAAACATCTTCAACACCACGGTTTGATGAATCTTCTCCCAGAGCGATCGCCTTTAGGCTTCCAGATCCTCAAGAATTTAATCGCCTATTTGAAGGTAATGCCTATTTACTAAACTATCCTGACTTTTTACTCCATAGTTCCTTTTGGCAAATATTGGGCATGGGAGCAGCTATTGTTAATGCCTTGCTAATTGGGCGATTGGGCTTTAATTCATCAGGCATGTTCAACTCATTAATTGCTGGAGCAGGGGTAATGCTGCCAGGCACTTTATTTCTAATCGGCATGGGATTGCTGAAACACCGCTATGCTGAGTCAGAGATGGGGATACTATTTGCCCATCCTTCGGTCAATGTTCTTATATTGCTTATATTTATTAGCATTCAAGTCATCACTTTATTAGGTGGCATCTGGAGCAACTCACAATATTCAAATGCTAACCGTAATAGCTTTCAAATTTCACTATGGGCTAAAAAATTTGCTGACTCTTCTCTCGAAAATTGGAGTTGGTTATTCACTAAATTACAATTATCTCGTTGGGGACAATGGATTTGGCTAACAATGATTGTTGGCATTGGTTTTGGACTCAGAGCGTATGATTTGGCTGCGACCGCAAGAGACTCTGATGAAAACACTTCTCTTGATGCAATTAGAGGAATTCTCAATACAGGCGCACCTGTTGCTACTTCAGGGATTTGGTATACTCGTGGTCCCCTCTATCACTACTCTGTCGCACTCTGGCTCAAGATATTTGGCTACTCTTCTGAAAACGCGCGATTTACATCCGTTATTTTTGGGACAATTACACTGGTTTTAGTCTTTTTCTTAGCACGAAAGTTTACTGGAAAAATATGGCTAGCACTTCTGATTACAGCAATTTTGGCGATCGACCCTTGGGAATTAGCAATTTCGCGCAACACAAGATTTTACCAGTTCTTACAAATGAATGTCATGCTTGCCTTCTTGTTTTTTGCAAAGGGTTTTATTTTTAAGGAAGGTAAAATTTATCAGTCTCTATTTTTTGTTTCGACAATGGCTTTTTTGCTTACTCAAGAAGGTTATTTGACACTTTTACCCTGTTTCCTAATCGGATTTCTCTGCTTTTACAGACCATTTTCTCTGAAGAAGGATTGGTCAATTGTTATGAGTACTGCCATCGTAATCTTAATATTTGGGTTTAATTTAATCTTCTTTCTTATTCGTTGCTTGACTCCACCAGTCGGGATATCAAGTGGATCCTCTGTACAGGTTAAACTTCAGCTAGGAGATATTACTGGCTTTGCGGAAGGTCTGTTAGTTGGTAATAGCAGAATCAATGTCATCTATAGTTTGTTTTTCTTATTGGGATTCGTTTACTTCCTAATCAAAAGAAACACCAAATTAATCTTCCTATTTAGTAGTATCTTCCTTTTCTTATTTTCAATTACAATTTTAGTAGTTCAGATTTCTCCCCGTTATACTTTTGCAATTTATCCACTTTTTGTAACTTTATCAGTTTATAGTGCGTTTTGTATTTTAGGAAGTCTAGGGGAAATACTGGAAAATGGAATTAACAAATTATTGCCTTTAAGAGCGATCGCGTTGTTTTGTGTTGCTCTGTTATTTATTGGTAATTTGGAGCCTGGTAGGTTACTAGCGGGTTATCAAGATGCTCTAGCCAGAGAAAATCCAAAATTATTTGACTATATTAAAGACCATTTACAACCCAATGATGTTGTAGTCGCTAACTTACCTGCTGCTGCCGCTGTTTCACTTGGTAAACTTGATTATTTCCTACCATCTCAAGGCATTTTAAGCCTTGATGGATTTTACTTAAATCAGGGGCAAATGATTGATCGGTGGGCAGGTGGTAAGGTAGTTAACAGCGTCGATCAATTTTCCGAAGTCTTAAATAAGTCAAATCGTGTCTGGATTCAGCTAGATGATAACCCTCAACCTCAAGATCCAAACCAAAGAGAACTATATGACTATGTTCGGACGCTAGGAAAATCTGTGTTTGAACCTTATGGGGCTCGCTTACGTCTGTGGCAAAAAGCAGACGGTATGCTGCCAAGAGAAGCCAACGATGGTAAAGACTTAGGGAATTATTGA
- a CDS encoding lysylphosphatidylglycerol synthase transmembrane domain-containing protein has protein sequence MKDKLPILLKTTVSFGLLAFIFTRIDLNQVLSRLQNLSFPFVLFALLFYTGCQWLSCLRWQVVLKSAGYHIPIRYLLSSYFAGMFVSIFLPSSVGGDVYRVYRITKAIDAPEAAFASVFLERFTGLAAVFALALVGIPPALKIIGSWDIVVLFLFCSGIIWGGFLLIASPLLLRWSRPWLLKIRLGGLCDRLDKVQLVVIQYLKHRQSLGLAIAISFVVQLSIIFYQYLLAQQLQIPISYLALLVFTPISIVVTLMPISLGGLGIQEGLWAYLFTRIGLTAEQAVLLSLTFTVLGWILALPGAIILFLDSKGLKPTK, from the coding sequence ATGAAAGATAAGTTACCAATTCTGTTAAAAACAACGGTCAGTTTCGGACTACTCGCTTTTATTTTTACGCGCATTGATCTCAACCAAGTGTTGAGCCGTCTGCAAAATCTTTCTTTTCCTTTTGTTCTTTTTGCTTTGCTCTTCTATACTGGCTGTCAATGGCTTAGCTGCCTAAGATGGCAAGTCGTGCTTAAGTCTGCTGGGTACCATATACCAATTCGCTATTTACTGAGTAGTTATTTTGCGGGGATGTTTGTCAGTATCTTTTTGCCTAGTTCTGTTGGGGGAGATGTTTATCGTGTTTATCGGATTACCAAAGCGATCGACGCACCAGAAGCAGCTTTCGCATCAGTTTTCCTAGAAAGATTTACTGGGTTAGCAGCCGTTTTTGCGCTTGCTCTTGTCGGTATTCCCCCAGCACTAAAAATTATTGGTAGTTGGGATATTGTTGTGCTTTTCCTTTTCTGTTCTGGCATCATTTGGGGCGGTTTTCTTTTGATTGCTAGTCCTTTGCTGCTGCGTTGGAGCAGACCTTGGTTATTGAAAATAAGGCTTGGTGGTTTGTGCGATCGCCTTGACAAAGTTCAGCTTGTCGTTATTCAATACCTTAAACATCGACAATCCCTTGGACTAGCGATCGCAATTTCCTTTGTTGTTCAGTTATCCATAATTTTTTATCAATATCTCCTTGCTCAACAATTACAAATCCCCATCTCATATTTAGCACTTTTAGTATTTACACCCATTTCTATAGTGGTGACCTTGATGCCGATTTCTTTGGGCGGATTAGGAATTCAAGAAGGTTTATGGGCTTATCTATTTACTAGAATTGGATTAACAGCTGAGCAGGCTGTCCTTTTATCTCTCACTTTCACAGTACTAGGATGGATTCTTGCGCTTCCTGGAGCCATAATTTTGTTTCTAGATTCTAAAGGCTTAAAACCCACAAAATAA
- a CDS encoding glycosyltransferase family A protein, which produces MEFPLVSVIVPTYNSADFLEPCLKSILEQGYEKTELIVVDNNSNDNTKMIAKKYTEHVYNKGNERSAQRNFGVHQSNGEYVLMIDSDMVLTKGVVQACVEVVQKDLQLKALIIPEESFGEGVWAKCKKLERSFYSGVDWQEASRFFDKNAYLEAGGYDEAMTGWEDYDLPNRIESKHGTGSIGRVKTLIYHNERKLNLFASCRKKFYYAKTLDLYIHKDTNKDRLHKQTSIIRRYGVFFANPSKLFKNPLLGIGMLFMKTCEFAAGASGYVVGKFSSKQ; this is translated from the coding sequence ATGGAATTCCCATTGGTATCAGTTATCGTTCCAACTTATAACTCTGCTGATTTTTTGGAGCCATGCCTGAAATCTATTCTTGAACAGGGCTATGAAAAAACTGAACTAATTGTTGTAGATAATAACTCAAATGACAATACTAAAATGATTGCAAAAAAATACACTGAGCATGTCTATAACAAAGGTAATGAAAGAAGTGCTCAAAGAAATTTTGGTGTCCATCAATCGAATGGTGAGTACGTTTTGATGATTGATAGCGATATGGTATTGACTAAGGGGGTTGTACAAGCCTGTGTTGAGGTTGTCCAGAAAGATTTACAACTTAAGGCATTAATTATTCCCGAAGAATCATTTGGTGAAGGTGTCTGGGCTAAATGTAAGAAACTAGAAAGATCCTTTTATAGTGGTGTTGATTGGCAAGAAGCGTCAAGATTTTTTGATAAGAATGCGTATCTTGAAGCTGGCGGCTATGACGAGGCTATGACGGGATGGGAAGACTATGATCTACCTAATCGCATTGAGTCAAAGCATGGCACTGGGAGTATTGGTCGTGTTAAAACGTTAATTTATCATAACGAGCGTAAACTGAATTTGTTCGCATCCTGCCGCAAAAAGTTTTACTACGCAAAAACCTTAGATCTATATATTCATAAGGATACAAACAAAGATAGACTGCATAAACAAACTTCAATTATTCGTAGATACGGAGTTTTCTTTGCAAACCCTTCCAAGCTTTTCAAGAACCCACTTTTAGGAATTGGTATGTTATTTATGAAAACATGTGAGTTTGCCGCTGGAGCTTCTGGTTATGTGGTCGGAAAATTTTCATCCAAGCAATGA
- a CDS encoding dihydroorotase, producing MSLENSIAYPVLFKQVRILDADSSAKIVETFADVFVDGDRQIHTNFDQSQIPQAINIDERSGVILGTGMIDLYSKSSEPGHESRETISELVQAAKNGGFTTIGVLPNTQPAIDDIAALEFWRNVQQKHGDILQPWGAITKGLEGKQLTDIAELAESVIGFTDSKPIANLLLVRRAMEYIKPLGKPIALFPQNPDLAGSGVIREGKWSLQYGMTGYPAAAETVALAALIELVRLTKAPTHFMRLSTDQSVELIAQAKNDGLPVTASTTWLHLCHCDRDLETYDPNLRLMPPLGSERDRLALIAGIKSGAIDSIAIDHTPCAYEEKVVPFEVAPAGAIGLEFALPVLWQNLVVTGLLTASELWQALSVNPAKILGLTLPKRSTLFDPSLEWLAKDSAIASQSRNSYYIGRSLIGKIL from the coding sequence ATGTCTTTAGAAAATTCCATTGCTTATCCAGTTCTATTTAAGCAAGTACGTATTCTTGATGCAGATTCATCCGCAAAGATTGTGGAAACTTTTGCCGATGTTTTTGTTGATGGCGATCGCCAAATCCACACTAACTTTGATCAATCCCAAATTCCTCAGGCAATAAATATTGATGAGCGTTCAGGTGTGATCTTAGGAACTGGGATGATTGATCTTTATAGTAAAAGTAGCGAACCAGGGCATGAATCTAGAGAAACGATATCTGAGCTAGTGCAAGCGGCTAAAAATGGGGGATTTACTACGATTGGCGTTTTGCCCAATACCCAACCCGCAATCGACGATATTGCCGCCCTAGAATTTTGGCGCAATGTGCAGCAAAAACATGGAGATATTCTGCAACCATGGGGCGCAATCACCAAGGGCTTAGAAGGGAAACAACTCACCGATATTGCCGAGCTAGCCGAATCCGTAATTGGTTTTACTGATAGCAAACCGATCGCTAATTTACTGCTGGTTCGCCGCGCTATGGAATATATCAAACCGCTTGGTAAACCAATTGCCCTATTTCCTCAAAACCCTGACCTCGCAGGTAGTGGCGTAATTCGAGAAGGGAAATGGTCGCTACAATATGGCATGACAGGTTATCCTGCCGCCGCCGAGACCGTAGCTCTTGCCGCCTTAATTGAGTTAGTCCGCCTTACCAAAGCACCCACCCATTTCATGCGGCTCTCCACCGATCAGAGTGTGGAACTAATTGCTCAAGCCAAAAATGATGGATTACCTGTAACCGCCAGCACAACTTGGTTACATCTCTGTCACTGCGATCGCGATTTAGAAACCTATGACCCAAATCTCCGCTTGATGCCTCCCCTCGGCAGCGAAAGAGATCGCCTTGCGTTGATTGCAGGTATTAAATCAGGAGCAATTGATAGTATTGCGATCGACCATACTCCCTGCGCTTACGAAGAAAAAGTCGTGCCTTTTGAGGTTGCACCCGCAGGTGCGATCGGCTTAGAGTTTGCTCTCCCCGTCCTCTGGCAAAACTTAGTGGTTACAGGATTATTAACAGCTAGTGAGCTTTGGCAAGCCCTTAGTGTTAACCCAGCTAAAATCTTGGGACTGACTCTACCAAAACGATCAACTCTTTTCGATCCAAGCTTAGAATGGCTAGCTAAAGATAGTGCGATCGCATCTCAATCGAGAAATAGCTACTATATAGGGCGATCGCTCATCGGCAAAATTTTATGA
- the mscL gene encoding large conductance mechanosensitive channel protein MscL gives MALQNSRRAAGGFMKDFQDFIMKGNVIDLAVAVVIGGAFGKIVTSLIEDIITPLLLNPALQAANVKDLALLQINGIKYGVFLASVINFLVIAFVIFLLIRSFEAMKRKEVREEAAEVKPDPQERLTLAVERLAEVMESK, from the coding sequence ATGGCTTTGCAAAACAGTAGACGTGCTGCTGGAGGTTTTATGAAAGACTTTCAGGACTTTATCATGAAGGGTAATGTGATTGATTTGGCAGTTGCTGTAGTCATTGGCGGCGCTTTTGGCAAAATTGTCACTTCTTTGATCGAGGACATCATCACCCCTTTGCTGCTGAATCCAGCACTCCAAGCTGCAAATGTTAAGGATCTTGCTCTGTTGCAAATCAATGGAATTAAATATGGTGTGTTTCTTGCCTCTGTGATTAACTTTCTCGTTATCGCTTTTGTGATCTTCCTACTCATTCGTTCTTTTGAGGCAATGAAGCGCAAAGAAGTTCGTGAAGAAGCTGCGGAAGTCAAGCCTGATCCTCAAGAACGCCTGACATTAGCTGTCGAACGCTTAGCCGAAGTGATGGAATCCAAATAA
- a CDS encoding mechanosensitive ion channel family protein, translating to MDAATIQTFIATNLNLLAGAAFKVIAAIILWFIGRKLIDFSISITSSTLKKQRIDATLISYLTSSLSVLLNIILVVAILGYFGVETTSFAALLAAAGIAIGAAWSGLLANFAAGVFLIVLRPFQVGDFISAGGITGTVVEIGLFVTTIDTPDNVRTFVGNNKLFSDNIQNYSTNPYRRVDLQAQLDHSVNSNEAVRVLQERIRNIPNVVSNPAPVIEIIDFTPMGPVLAVRPFCNNAHYWQVYFDTNRIIRESFSESGFPVPQQHFQIRQS from the coding sequence ATGGATGCAGCAACTATTCAAACTTTTATTGCTACTAACTTAAATCTGCTGGCTGGAGCAGCTTTTAAAGTTATTGCCGCGATAATCCTCTGGTTTATTGGGCGCAAACTGATCGATTTTTCGATCTCCATCACCTCCAGCACGCTAAAAAAACAACGTATTGATGCAACACTGATCAGCTATCTGACTTCTAGCCTTTCAGTGTTATTAAACATCATTCTAGTTGTAGCTATTCTTGGATACTTTGGTGTTGAAACAACCTCCTTTGCTGCGCTTTTAGCGGCGGCTGGTATAGCGATCGGTGCTGCATGGAGCGGCTTATTAGCTAACTTCGCCGCTGGGGTATTCCTGATCGTCTTGCGTCCATTTCAAGTTGGTGATTTTATCTCCGCTGGTGGTATCACAGGCACGGTTGTAGAAATTGGCTTATTTGTAACAACCATTGATACACCTGACAATGTGCGTACATTTGTTGGTAACAACAAACTTTTCTCTGACAATATTCAAAACTATTCCACCAATCCTTACCGTCGCGTTGATCTTCAAGCACAACTAGATCATTCTGTTAACTCCAATGAAGCAGTGCGAGTTCTCCAAGAACGGATTCGCAATATTCCCAATGTAGTTAGCAATCCTGCTCCTGTAATTGAAATTATTGACTTCACCCCAATGGGGCCAGTGCTTGCAGTACGTCCTTTCTGCAACAATGCTCACTATTGGCAGGTCTACTTTGACACCAATCGAATTATTCGTGAAAGCTTTAGTGAGTCAGGGTTTCCTGTTCCTCAACAACACTTCCAAATTCGTCAGTCTTAA
- a CDS encoding LD-carboxypeptidase, with amino-acid sequence MQPTKFPSIITPSQKVRVIAPSGALRERERFEQGLKIWRDRGYELTIPEDLSQPWGYLAGTDEHRCQQFVEAWNDPDCVAIACARGGYGSMRLLEKLDWQELSDRPKWLIGFSDITALLWGLAKQKGIGGLHAPVITTLGNEPERSQQQLFDWLEGKVDAIALSGEGWGNGQATGVLLPANLTLATHIIGTDICPDLENVILAIEDVSEAPYRVDRMLTHWRWSGHLQKLKGIAIGRFSQSEVSTPSFTMEEVWRDRLTDLGIPIVMHLPFGHDGENAPLSVGCIAKIDADHGTLSFTRSH; translated from the coding sequence ATGCAGCCAACTAAATTTCCATCGATTATTACGCCTTCGCAAAAAGTCCGCGTCATTGCTCCTAGTGGTGCATTACGTGAAAGGGAACGCTTTGAACAAGGTCTAAAAATCTGGCGCGATCGCGGTTATGAATTGACTATACCTGAAGATCTTAGTCAGCCTTGGGGCTATTTAGCTGGGACTGACGAGCACCGCTGTCAGCAATTTGTTGAGGCTTGGAATGATCCTGACTGTGTAGCGATCGCCTGTGCGAGAGGTGGCTATGGCTCAATGCGGTTACTCGAAAAACTTGATTGGCAAGAACTTAGCGATCGCCCTAAATGGTTAATTGGCTTTTCTGATATTACGGCTTTACTCTGGGGCTTGGCAAAACAGAAGGGGATTGGCGGCTTACATGCTCCAGTTATCACGACATTAGGCAATGAACCAGAGCGATCGCAACAGCAATTATTTGATTGGCTGGAAGGAAAAGTTGATGCGATCGCATTATCAGGGGAAGGATGGGGCAATGGTCAAGCTACAGGTGTTCTCTTACCTGCAAACTTAACTCTCGCGACGCATATTATCGGTACAGATATTTGCCCTGATCTAGAGAATGTAATTTTAGCGATCGAGGATGTATCCGAGGCTCCTTATCGGGTTGATCGCATGTTAACCCATTGGCGTTGGTCGGGACATTTGCAAAAATTAAAAGGGATTGCGATTGGGCGTTTTAGTCAATCGGAAGTTTCTACTCCTAGTTTTACAATGGAAGAAGTATGGCGCGATCGGCTAACTGATTTAGGAATTCCGATTGTGATGCATTTGCCCTTTGGTCATGATGGAGAAAATGCACCCTTATCCGTTGGTTGTATTGCTAAAATTGATGCCGATCATGGGACTTTATCTTTTACGCGATCACATTAA
- the surE gene encoding 5'/3'-nucleotidase SurE — protein sequence MNILISNDDGIYAAGVRALAEALSDTEHRITVVCPDRERSATGHALTLQEPLRVDQISGVYPAGIEAWACSGTPSDTVKLALDALLIDRPDLVLSGINRGANLGTDVLYSGTVSAAMEGVLEGVPSIAFSLASFSHPDYSAAANFAKKLVKMIAAYPLEEAILLNVNIPAIPEADICGAVVTRLGIRRYKDLFEKRIDPRGKTYYWLSGVVVEEEAEADTDIQAIRDNYVTITPLKYDLTFSSAMPFLQTWTEKLTAL from the coding sequence ATGAATATTCTTATTAGTAATGACGATGGCATTTATGCAGCGGGGGTAAGAGCGCTAGCCGAGGCCCTTAGTGACACTGAGCATCGGATTACAGTTGTCTGTCCAGATCGTGAGCGATCGGCAACAGGACATGCCCTAACTTTGCAAGAGCCTTTGCGAGTTGATCAAATTTCTGGCGTTTATCCTGCGGGAATTGAAGCTTGGGCATGTTCGGGTACGCCTTCGGATACGGTGAAATTAGCCCTTGATGCATTATTAATCGATCGCCCAGATCTAGTATTATCGGGTATTAATCGCGGCGCTAATTTAGGAACGGATGTTTTGTACTCTGGTACGGTATCGGCTGCGATGGAGGGAGTACTAGAAGGTGTGCCAAGTATTGCCTTTAGTTTGGCTAGTTTTTCACATCCAGACTATAGTGCTGCTGCCAATTTTGCCAAAAAATTAGTCAAGATGATCGCAGCTTATCCTCTCGAAGAAGCGATTCTACTTAATGTAAATATCCCCGCAATTCCCGAAGCAGATATTTGCGGAGCTGTAGTCACTCGTTTAGGGATTCGTCGCTATAAGGATCTATTTGAGAAGCGTATCGATCCGCGTGGGAAGACATACTACTGGTTATCTGGTGTAGTAGTTGAAGAAGAAGCGGAAGCAGATACAGATATTCAAGCGATTAGAGATAATTACGTGACGATTACGCCACTTAAGTATGATTTGACTTTCTCTTCCGCGATGCCATTTTTGCAAACATGGACAGAAAAATTAACGGCTCTATAA